From the genome of Mustela lutreola isolate mMusLut2 chromosome 16, mMusLut2.pri, whole genome shotgun sequence, one region includes:
- the ZNF180 gene encoding zinc finger protein 180 produces MEERDEKPPEPLKICAQNSPLAQEIIVKVEREDAGSLALPSQEGVNFKIVTVDFTQKEESTLNPAQRILDRDMILENHRDLVSWDLAMALGRRESTSKQNIFDEEPSHGVKLERLTRDDPWLSSCEEVQDCKDHLEKQQERQERPLKEIAFTPRKAITYEKVYKSELEEKSGLNSSFLSPQMMPIRSHFHKHASHVKKLHYDSIVNSHEKINDSEKHCDNNECGNPDQNIHLIQFTRTQTGDKSYGFRDSIQSLSHNVPLNIHQKIDARGRSLDFKECGQVLNHSITHNEQQRIPVEESQYNCGKTSQSSSLAQNLRNHSEEKPFECNQCGKSFSWSSHLVAHQRTHTGEKPYECNECGKSFSRSSHLVSHQRTHTGEKPYRCNQCGKAFSQSYVLVVHQRTHTGEKPYECNQCGKSFRQSYKLIAHQRTHTGEKPYECSQCGKSFIQSYKLIAHQRIHTGEKPYECNQCGKSFSQSYKLVAHQRTHTGEKPFECNQCGKSFSWSSQLVAHQRTHTGEKPYECNECGKSFNRSSHLVMHQRTHTGEKPYECNQCGKSFSQSYVLVVHQRTHTGEKPYECSQCGKSFRQSSCLTQHQRTHTGEKPYECNQCGKTFSLSARLIVHQRTHTGEKPFTCNQCGKAFINSSKLIRHQATHTEEKPYECN; encoded by the exons ATGGAAGAGCGGGATGAGAAGCCCCCAGAACCTCTGAAGATCTGTGCACAG AACTCTCCTCTTGCTCAAGAGATTATCGTTAAGGTCGAGAGAGAAGATGCCGGGTCACTGGCCCTTCCATCCCAG GAAGGAGTGAACTTCAAAATTGTGACTGTGGACTTCACTCAGAAGGAAGAAAGCACTTTGAACCCTGCTCAGAGGATCCTGGACAGAGATATGATCCTGGAGAACCATAGGGACCTGGTCTCTTGGG ATTTGGCAATGGCACTTGGAAGAAGAGAATCAACCTCAAAGCAGAACATTTTTGATGAAGAACCATCCCATGGAGTGAAGTTGGAAAGGTTGACAAGAGATGATCCTTGGTTGTCTTCGTGTGAAGAAGTTCAAGATTGTAAGGACCATTTGGAAAAGCAACAGGAAAGACAAGAGAGACCTTTGAAGGAAATAGCATTTACTCCCAGGAAAGCGATTACTTATGAGAAGGTCTATAAAAGCGAACTTGAAGAGAAGAGTGGTCTGAATTCCAGTTTTCTTTCGCCCCAGATGATGCCCATAAGAAGCCATTTTCATAAACATGCCTCACATGTTAAAAAATTGCATTATGATTCTATTGTAAACAGTCATGAGAAGATTAATGACAGTGAGAAACACTGTGACAATAATGAATGTGGAAACCCTGATCAGAACATTCACCTTATTCAGTTTACAAGAACTCAAACAGGAGATAAATCCTATGGATTTAGGGATAGTATTCAATCTCTTAGCCATAATGTACCTCTAAATATACATCAGAAAATAGACGCAAGAGGAAGGTCCTTAGATTTTAAGGAATGTGGGCAAGTTTTGAACCACAGTATAACCCATAATGAACAACAGAGAATACCTGTTGAAGAGAGTCAGTATAACTGTGGTAAAACCTCCCAGAGTTCATCCCTTGCCCAAAACCTGAGAAACCATTCTGAAGAGAAACCCTTTGAATGTAATCAGTGTGGGAAATCCTTCAGCTGGAGCTCTCATCTTGTTGCACATCAGAGAACTCATACAGGggagaaaccttatgaatgtaaTGAGTGTGGGAAGTCCTTCAGCCGGAGCTCTCACCTTGTTTCTCACCAGAgaactcatactggagagaaaccttacagaTGTAATCAGTGTGGGAAAGCTTTCAGCCAGAGCTATGTTCTTGTGGTGCACCAGAgaactcatactggagagaaaccttatgaatgCAATCAGTGTGGGAAGTCATTCAGGCAGAGCTACAAACTTATTGCCCATCAAAGAACTCACACGGGAGAGAAGCCCTATGAATGCAGTCAGTGTGGGAAATCATTTATCCAGAGCTATAAGCTTATTGCACATcaaagaattcatactggagagaaaccctatgagtGCAATCAATGTGGGAAGTCCTTTAGTCAAAGTTACAAACTCGTTGCCcatcagagaactcacacaggagaAAAACCCTTTGAATGTAATCAGTGTGGAAAATCCTTCAGCTGGAGCTCTCAGCTTGTTGCCCATCAAAGAACTCATACTGgcgagaaaccctatgaatgtaatgaGTGTGGGAAATCTTTCAACCGCAGTTCTCATCTGGTTATGCATCAGAGAACTCATACTGGAGAAAAGCCCTATGAATGTAACCAGTGTGGGAAGTCCTTTAGCCAGAGTTATGTTCTTGTTGTACATCAGAGAACTCACACTGGAGAAAAGCCGTACGAGTGCAGTCAGTGTGGGAAGTCCTTCAGGCAGAGTTCATGCCTTACTCAACATCAAAgaactcatactggagagaaaccctatgaatgtaatcAGTGTGGGAAAACATTCAGTTTGAGTGCTCGACTTATTGTACATCAAAGAACTCATACTGGAGAAAAGCCCTTTACATGTAATCAGTGTGGGAAAGCTTTCATTAATAGTTCTAAACTTATTAGGCATCAGGCAACTCATACTGaggagaaaccctatgaatgtaactAG